From a single Sphaeramia orbicularis chromosome 4, fSphaOr1.1, whole genome shotgun sequence genomic region:
- the LOC115418552 gene encoding transcobalamin-1-like, protein MKTSALLSAALLSLLFSGTATQMSHGNTGESCGSRNHFTTGSEETPITVVVKNNITGDPPSSYPTSVRSGGILLSGLMRLQYTTDFRFTYIQDPNYGPYLEGVNGLHRSLKDHTYWELLVEKPDHTTIRLGVGIGCYIPAANDRIILNYNKY, encoded by the exons ATGAAGACGTCCGCTCTGCTTTCTGCAGCTCTGCTGTCGCTGCTGTTTTCTGGAACTGCCACTCAGA TGAGTCATGGGAACACAGGAGAATCATGTGGAAGCAGGAACCACTTCACAACAG GTTCTGAGGAAACTCCCATTACTGTCGTGGTGAAGAACAATATAACAGGTGATCCACCTTCATCCTACCCCACCTCTGTGCGTTCCGGAGGCATCCTACTCAGTGGACTGATGAGACTCCAGTATACCACAGACTTTAG GTTCACCTACATACAGGACCCAAATTACGGCCCCTACCTGGAGGGTGTCAACGGTCTACATAGAAGTCTAAAAGATCACACTTACTGGGAGCTGCTGGTTGAAAAACCAGACCACACAACCATCAGACTTGGTGTTG GTATTGGATGTTACATCCCGGCTGCAAATGATCGAATCATCCTGAATTATAACAAATACTAA